A section of the Marinimicrobium koreense genome encodes:
- the folK gene encoding 2-amino-4-hydroxy-6-hydroxymethyldihydropteridine diphosphokinase codes for MTPCYIGLGSNLDDPFGQLSRAFEALAGLPESTLVARSPLYSSKPVGPPQPDYLNAVARLDTRLEPLALLDALQGIEQAHQRVRSQHWGPRTLDLDLLLYGDETLSTPRLTVPHPEMTRRAFVLYPLADIAPHLTLPTGTSLASLLKACPYEGLERFNPDSQHRES; via the coding sequence GTGACCCCTTGCTATATCGGCCTCGGCAGCAACCTGGACGATCCGTTCGGGCAACTGAGCCGCGCCTTCGAGGCGTTGGCCGGGCTGCCGGAGAGCACCCTGGTGGCGCGCTCGCCACTGTATTCCAGCAAACCGGTGGGCCCGCCCCAACCGGATTACCTCAACGCCGTCGCCCGCCTCGATACCCGCCTGGAACCACTGGCACTGCTGGATGCCCTACAGGGCATCGAACAGGCCCACCAGCGGGTGCGCAGCCAACACTGGGGGCCGAGAACCCTGGACCTGGACCTGTTGCTCTACGGCGACGAGACCCTGAGCACACCGCGCCTGACCGTTCCCCACCCGGAAATGACCCGGCGCGCCTTTGTTCTCTACCCTTTAGCGGATATCGCCCCGCACCTGACCCTTCCCACGGGCACCTCACTTGCGTCATTATTGAAGGCCTGCCCTTACGAGGGGCTGGAGCGGTTCAACCCTGACAGTCAACACCGGGAGTCGTAA
- a CDS encoding ATP-binding protein — protein sequence MIFELSHVALIGVSYLLVLFGIAWITEKGWIPDAVTQHPLTYILSLGIFASAWAFYGVIDLAFQFGYGALAYYLGTGALFLFAPVALAPLAELARRHQVHSLADLLVFRYHSHGVGALTTLCMLLGILPLMALNIQAIADTMYILTVSSNPSLPAMGTGFTFKDLMAMAYCALLAVFTILFGSSRDQHRGLFTAMAFESLIKVFALCAIGLLAVYGVFDGFSGLDQWLSQNPENLALLHAPIQDGAAHTLLLVFVATAITMPHIFHMGVTENLLTRNVHTITWAFPLFLLLMALPIFPILWAGFELSVPLPAQYFTLGVPILAESTGLTVLAFIGGLSAATGAMVVMMLALATMVMNHWILPALSLRNRDDLYRQLLWLRRVLIATLFFGGYFFYWLLDNRHSLTNLALLTFIETLQFLPGMFAIVFWPQGNRRGLLSGLTVGTLIWAVGLLLPVLTGLTSLPLPGTDLVLPLGMEQWSAIALLSVGANTAIFVGLSLITRQTEEEQYSAELCAADELSQPVRQALDVHSAAEFKTRLAKSLGKVTASREVDVALSELGLRITERRPYALRRLRDQIEANLSGLMGIHVAGEIMDRHLPYTLAERRDTLDINLIENRLAQYRDHLTGMAAELNNLRLYHRKTLEELPMAVCSLGRDGEILMWNRAMELLTQTPSDDVTGSRLDDLSEPWRALLIDFSESTEPHYYRQEIDLNGRPHWISLHKANIEGSIHSGEYDQVILLEDVTETQLLEQELIHSERLASVGRLAAGVAHEIGNPITGISSLAQNLRYESDAPEVLETAEHILSQTDRVTRIVQSLVSFSHSGQNKKSEFEAVDLRACANEAIQLLSLQKDKNQVEYVNNIAQNAIIAGDSQHLIQVFINLLSNARDASPAGSRVMLDSSEDEYSIIFSVTDQGSGIPADKMDQILEPFFTTKDPGDGTGLGLAMVYSIVEDHGGKLDIKSPVDTVHQRGAQFTIKLPRHIDSMRPE from the coding sequence ATGATCTTTGAGTTAAGCCATGTGGCGCTGATCGGCGTCAGCTACTTGCTGGTTTTGTTCGGTATCGCCTGGATCACTGAAAAGGGCTGGATTCCCGACGCGGTCACCCAGCACCCTCTGACCTACATTCTGTCCCTGGGCATCTTTGCCAGTGCCTGGGCGTTTTACGGGGTCATCGATCTGGCCTTCCAGTTTGGCTACGGCGCCCTGGCCTATTACCTGGGCACCGGCGCCCTGTTTCTGTTCGCCCCGGTCGCCCTGGCACCGCTGGCGGAGCTGGCCCGGCGCCATCAGGTGCACTCCCTCGCCGACCTGCTGGTATTCCGCTATCACAGCCACGGTGTCGGTGCCCTGACCACCCTGTGCATGCTGCTGGGCATTCTGCCGCTGATGGCGCTGAACATTCAGGCCATTGCCGACACCATGTACATTCTGACGGTGAGCAGTAATCCCAGCCTGCCGGCCATGGGCACCGGCTTTACCTTCAAGGACCTGATGGCCATGGCGTACTGCGCCCTGCTCGCGGTGTTCACCATCCTGTTCGGCTCCAGCCGCGACCAGCACCGCGGCCTGTTCACCGCCATGGCGTTCGAGTCCCTGATCAAGGTCTTCGCCCTGTGTGCCATCGGCCTGCTCGCGGTGTACGGCGTGTTCGACGGCTTCAGTGGCCTGGACCAGTGGCTCTCCCAGAACCCGGAAAACCTCGCCCTGCTCCACGCCCCCATTCAGGACGGCGCCGCCCACACTCTGCTGCTGGTGTTTGTGGCCACCGCCATCACCATGCCGCACATCTTTCATATGGGCGTGACCGAGAACCTGCTCACCCGCAACGTGCACACCATTACCTGGGCGTTCCCGCTGTTCCTGCTGCTGATGGCGCTGCCGATCTTCCCGATTCTGTGGGCGGGCTTCGAGCTGTCTGTTCCGCTACCCGCCCAGTATTTCACCCTCGGGGTACCGATTCTCGCGGAGTCCACGGGTCTGACCGTGCTCGCCTTTATCGGTGGCCTGTCCGCCGCCACCGGGGCCATGGTGGTGATGATGCTCGCCCTGGCCACCATGGTGATGAACCACTGGATTCTGCCGGCGCTGAGTCTGCGCAACCGGGATGACCTCTACCGGCAGCTGCTGTGGTTGCGCCGAGTGCTGATCGCCACCCTGTTTTTCGGGGGCTATTTCTTTTACTGGTTGCTGGACAACCGCCACAGCCTGACCAACCTGGCACTGCTCACCTTTATTGAAACCCTGCAGTTTCTGCCCGGCATGTTTGCCATCGTGTTCTGGCCTCAGGGGAACCGGCGCGGCCTGCTGAGCGGTTTGACGGTGGGCACACTGATCTGGGCGGTAGGCCTGCTGTTGCCGGTACTGACCGGTCTGACCTCGCTTCCCCTGCCGGGAACCGACCTGGTTCTGCCCCTCGGAATGGAGCAGTGGAGTGCCATTGCCCTGTTGTCGGTCGGCGCCAACACCGCCATATTCGTCGGGCTGTCGCTCATCACCCGGCAAACCGAAGAAGAGCAGTACAGTGCCGAGCTGTGCGCCGCCGACGAACTCAGCCAGCCGGTGCGGCAGGCTCTGGATGTGCACAGCGCGGCGGAGTTCAAAACCCGCCTGGCCAAATCCTTGGGCAAGGTCACCGCCAGCCGTGAGGTGGATGTCGCCCTGAGCGAGCTGGGGCTGCGCATCACCGAGCGGCGCCCCTACGCCCTGCGCCGGCTGCGGGACCAGATTGAAGCCAACCTCTCCGGCCTGATGGGCATTCATGTCGCCGGCGAAATCATGGACCGCCACCTGCCCTACACCCTGGCGGAGCGGCGCGACACGTTGGACATCAACCTGATTGAAAACCGCCTGGCCCAGTACCGGGACCACCTGACGGGCATGGCGGCCGAGCTTAACAACCTGCGGCTCTACCACCGGAAAACCCTGGAAGAGCTGCCCATGGCCGTGTGCTCCCTGGGCCGCGACGGTGAAATCCTGATGTGGAACCGGGCCATGGAGCTGCTGACCCAGACCCCGAGCGATGATGTCACCGGCTCGCGCCTGGACGACCTGTCCGAGCCCTGGCGGGCCCTGTTGATCGATTTCAGCGAAAGCACCGAGCCCCACTACTACCGCCAGGAGATCGATCTGAACGGGCGTCCGCACTGGATCAGCCTGCACAAAGCCAATATTGAGGGTAGCATCCACAGCGGCGAGTACGACCAGGTAATCCTGCTCGAAGACGTGACCGAGACCCAATTGCTGGAGCAGGAGCTGATTCACAGTGAGCGTCTGGCCTCGGTGGGCCGACTGGCCGCCGGCGTGGCCCACGAGATCGGTAACCCCATTACCGGCATTTCCAGCCTGGCCCAGAACCTGCGCTACGAGTCCGACGCCCCGGAAGTGTTGGAAACCGCCGAGCACATCCTGAGCCAGACCGACCGGGTGACCCGCATCGTCCAGTCCCTGGTGAGCTTCTCGCACAGCGGGCAGAACAAGAAGAGCGAGTTCGAGGCGGTGGACCTGCGCGCCTGCGCCAACGAGGCCATTCAGCTGCTGTCGCTGCAGAAAGACAAAAATCAGGTGGAGTACGTCAACAATATCGCCCAAAACGCCATTATTGCGGGCGACAGCCAGCACCTGATCCAGGTTTTCATCAACCTGCTCTCCAATGCCCGGGATGCCAGCCCAGCCGGCAGCCGTGTTATGCTGGACAGCAGCGAAGATGAATACAGCATCATTTTCTCCGTGACCGACCAGGGCAGCGGCATCCCGGCGGACAAGATGGACCAGATTCTCGAACCCTTCTTTACCACCAAGGACCCGGGGGATGGCACGGGGCTCGGGTTGGCCATGGTGTACAGTATTGTGGAGGATCACGGCGGCAAGCTCGACATCAAGAGCCCGGTGGATACCGTGCACCAACGTGGCGCACAATTCACCATCAAATTACCGCGCCATATTGATTCCATGCGGCCGGAGTGA
- the panB gene encoding 3-methyl-2-oxobutanoate hydroxymethyltransferase — protein sequence MPYGANADTALNKPVTVKTLQKLKGSDEKFVVVALYDAPMAAMAQKCGVEAVLVGDSLGMTVLGYQSTIPVTMEQMIYHVEAVARGNQKSLIIADLPFMTYATLDDALKNATRLMQAGAQMIKIEGGRWLTETVRRLSECGIPVCAHLGLTPQSVNKFGGFRVQGRDAAQADEIAEDAALLAEAGADLVVLECVPSALAARITQNTPIPTIGIGAGRDTDAQVLVINDILGLTEQPPKFSKNFLTEAGDIPGAMKKYVADVKSGVFPGDDHIFL from the coding sequence ATGCCTTACGGAGCCAACGCCGATACCGCCCTGAACAAGCCGGTGACCGTCAAAACCCTGCAGAAGCTCAAGGGCTCCGATGAGAAGTTTGTGGTGGTGGCCCTGTACGATGCCCCCATGGCCGCCATGGCCCAGAAATGCGGGGTCGAAGCCGTACTGGTGGGGGACTCCCTGGGCATGACGGTACTGGGCTACCAGAGCACTATTCCGGTCACCATGGAGCAGATGATCTACCACGTGGAGGCGGTGGCGCGCGGCAACCAGAAATCCCTGATCATCGCCGACCTGCCGTTCATGACCTACGCCACCCTGGACGATGCCCTGAAAAACGCCACCCGCCTGATGCAGGCCGGCGCCCAGATGATCAAAATCGAGGGTGGCCGCTGGCTGACCGAGACCGTGCGCCGCCTGTCCGAGTGCGGTATTCCGGTATGCGCCCACCTGGGCCTCACGCCGCAATCGGTCAACAAGTTCGGCGGTTTTCGGGTGCAGGGGCGGGATGCCGCCCAGGCCGATGAAATCGCCGAGGATGCCGCACTGCTGGCCGAGGCGGGCGCCGATCTGGTGGTGCTCGAGTGTGTGCCCTCGGCACTCGCCGCCAGAATCACCCAAAACACCCCCATTCCGACCATCGGCATCGGTGCTGGCCGGGATACCGACGCACAAGTGCTGGTGATCAATGACATTCTGGGCCTGACTGAGCAGCCGCCGAAGTTTTCCAAAAACTTCCTGACCGAAGCCGGCGACATTCCCGGTGCCATGAAAAAGTACGTGGCCGACGTCAAGTCCGGCGTATTCCCTGGCGACGACCATATATTTCTGTAA
- the pelA gene encoding pectate lyase produces MNIRIPAWWAVLGCASLLLACQNQPAEPEPADTIATSDAAWEDYRARSDHWRSVDRDFIRGEVAAEGLDNPRRPARTHRFGFDPNQPTEWYSTDEGRRIADIVLSFQTPSGGWSKRTDMSKRPRQPGEHFGYEFSYIPTFDNSATTTQIELLAKAHTATGDTRYLEAYVRGVELILEAQYPNGGWPQNFPLRGGYHDYITYNDQVMENNMTALHRVSLGKAPFAQAPNDLRAESAAALDRALDAALATQVVVNGKPTLWGGQHAPRTLEPMKARAYEMVALATAESVSLLDFMMDLDDPSAEIQHAIHSAMAWYENNVITGYRWDSDTREIVPEADAPPIWSRFAEIGTNRPLFGDRDHSVHYDIKDISMERREGYGWYTTAPSEVLEKYEDWKRRFPR; encoded by the coding sequence ATGAACATACGCATCCCCGCCTGGTGGGCGGTACTGGGCTGCGCCAGCCTATTGTTGGCTTGCCAGAATCAACCGGCCGAGCCGGAACCTGCCGACACCATCGCCACCTCCGACGCCGCCTGGGAGGATTACCGGGCCCGCTCCGATCATTGGCGCTCAGTCGATCGGGACTTCATTCGCGGGGAAGTGGCCGCCGAAGGCCTCGACAATCCCAGGCGACCCGCCCGTACCCACCGCTTCGGGTTCGACCCCAATCAACCCACCGAGTGGTACAGCACCGACGAAGGGCGCCGAATCGCCGACATCGTGCTGTCTTTTCAGACGCCTTCCGGCGGCTGGTCCAAACGCACCGACATGAGCAAGCGACCACGCCAGCCCGGCGAGCACTTCGGGTATGAATTCAGCTACATTCCCACCTTCGACAACAGTGCCACCACCACCCAGATCGAGCTGCTGGCCAAAGCACACACCGCCACCGGTGATACTCGTTACTTGGAAGCCTACGTGCGTGGCGTCGAGCTGATTCTGGAAGCCCAGTACCCCAACGGCGGCTGGCCCCAGAACTTCCCCCTGCGCGGCGGATACCATGACTACATCACCTACAACGATCAGGTCATGGAAAACAATATGACCGCGCTGCACCGTGTCAGCCTGGGCAAAGCGCCGTTCGCGCAGGCCCCGAACGACCTGCGGGCCGAATCCGCCGCCGCCCTCGACCGGGCCCTGGACGCCGCACTGGCCACGCAGGTGGTGGTGAACGGCAAGCCCACCCTGTGGGGTGGACAGCATGCCCCCAGAACCCTGGAGCCCATGAAAGCCCGCGCCTATGAAATGGTCGCCCTGGCCACCGCCGAGAGCGTCTCATTGCTGGATTTCATGATGGATCTGGACGATCCCTCCGCCGAGATACAGCACGCCATTCACTCCGCCATGGCGTGGTATGAAAACAACGTGATCACCGGCTACCGATGGGACAGTGACACCCGGGAAATCGTACCCGAGGCGGACGCGCCACCCATCTGGTCCCGCTTTGCCGAAATCGGCACCAACCGCCCCCTGTTTGGCGACCGGGACCACTCAGTGCATTACGACATCAAAGACATTTCCATGGAACGCCGCGAAGGCTACGGCTGGTACACCACCGCCCCGAGCGAGGTCCTGGAAAAATACGAAGACTGGAAGCGTCGCTTTCCGCGTTAA
- the pcnB gene encoding polynucleotide adenylyltransferase PcnB, whose product MLRRLIDKLRPRSRPTPQLRVIPRDQHKVSRRDISQAALRIMKRLDEAGYQAFLVGGGVRDLLLGGHPKDFDVATDATPEQIKRLFRGARIIGRRFQIVHVRMGREIIEVTTFRGHHEQSRSEDGMLLRDNVYGSLETDAVRRDFTVNALYYTLNDFAIHDYTGGLKDLEKRTLRIIGDPETRYKEDPVRMLRAVRFAAKLGFKIEPGTADPILELGELLRNIPPARLFEEVLKLFMAGSATATFTLMRDYHLLEHLFPGTEAALQAGDEQGLALIEETMANTDKRVRADKPVTPAFIYAALLWPPMRARADELVKNMPPQAAYQQAATEVIGQQLGHTALPKRFLIPMREMWDMQHRLVQRRHPQKLLEQSRFRAAYDFLILREASGERLDGAGSWWTRFQEVDEPEQQKMIAEARRQGPGGKSGRRRNRKRRAPRQESPTPSSQD is encoded by the coding sequence ATGCTTAGACGGCTTATCGACAAACTGCGCCCCCGTTCACGCCCCACCCCCCAACTCCGGGTTATCCCCCGCGACCAGCACAAGGTCTCCCGCCGGGACATCAGTCAGGCGGCCCTGCGTATCATGAAACGCCTGGACGAAGCGGGTTATCAGGCCTTCCTGGTCGGCGGCGGCGTGCGGGACCTGCTCCTGGGCGGTCACCCCAAGGACTTTGATGTGGCCACTGACGCCACTCCAGAGCAGATCAAGCGGCTGTTCCGCGGAGCGCGCATCATTGGCCGGCGCTTTCAGATTGTGCACGTACGCATGGGACGGGAGATCATTGAGGTCACCACCTTCCGGGGCCACCACGAGCAGTCCCGCAGTGAAGACGGCATGCTCCTGCGGGACAACGTCTACGGCTCCCTGGAAACCGACGCCGTGCGGCGGGATTTCACCGTCAACGCGCTCTACTACACCCTCAATGACTTCGCCATCCACGACTATACCGGTGGTCTGAAGGACCTGGAGAAGCGCACCCTGCGCATTATTGGCGACCCGGAAACCCGCTATAAGGAAGATCCGGTGCGGATGCTGCGCGCGGTGCGCTTTGCCGCCAAACTGGGCTTCAAGATAGAGCCCGGCACCGCCGATCCGATTCTGGAGCTGGGCGAGTTGCTGCGCAACATCCCCCCGGCGCGCCTGTTTGAAGAAGTGTTGAAGCTGTTTATGGCCGGCTCGGCGACCGCCACCTTTACGCTGATGCGCGATTACCACCTGCTCGAGCACCTGTTCCCGGGCACCGAGGCAGCGCTGCAGGCCGGCGACGAGCAAGGCCTGGCCCTGATCGAAGAGACCATGGCCAACACCGACAAGCGGGTGCGGGCCGACAAACCGGTGACGCCGGCCTTCATTTACGCCGCGCTGCTCTGGCCGCCAATGCGCGCCCGGGCCGACGAGCTGGTCAAGAACATGCCACCGCAAGCGGCCTATCAGCAGGCCGCCACCGAAGTCATCGGCCAACAGCTGGGACACACCGCCCTGCCCAAGCGCTTCCTGATACCCATGCGGGAAATGTGGGACATGCAGCACCGCCTGGTACAGCGCCGCCACCCCCAGAAGCTGCTGGAGCAGTCCCGGTTCCGCGCTGCTTACGACTTCCTGATTCTGCGCGAAGCCTCCGGCGAGCGCCTGGATGGCGCGGGCAGCTGGTGGACCCGATTCCAGGAAGTGGATGAACCGGAGCAGCAGAAAATGATTGCCGAGGCCCGCCGTCAGGGGCCGGGCGGCAAGAGCGGCCGGCGACGCAACCGGAAACGGCGTGCGCCCCGCCAGGAAAGTCCGACCCCCAGTTCCCAGGACTGA
- the dksA gene encoding RNA polymerase-binding protein DksA, translated as MPKSSSTAENYSMSNFTPYKEKKGEEYMNENQQEHFRQLLLAWRRELMEEVDRTMSHLKDEAANFPDPADRASQEEEFSLELRTRDRERKLIKKIDSTLELIENDDYGFCHACGVEIGIRRLEARPTATLCVDCKTLDEIKEKQVGG; from the coding sequence ATGCCGAAAAGTTCATCTACCGCGGAAAACTATTCAATGAGTAACTTCACCCCTTACAAGGAGAAGAAGGGCGAGGAGTACATGAACGAAAATCAGCAAGAACATTTTCGTCAGTTGCTGCTGGCCTGGCGGCGCGAGTTGATGGAAGAAGTCGACCGCACCATGAGCCACCTGAAAGACGAAGCGGCCAACTTCCCGGACCCGGCCGATCGCGCCAGCCAAGAAGAAGAGTTCAGCCTGGAGCTGCGCACCCGGGACCGCGAGCGCAAGCTGATCAAAAAGATCGACAGCACCCTTGAGCTGATCGAGAACGACGATTACGGTTTCTGCCACGCCTGTGGTGTGGAAATCGGCATCCGTCGCCTGGAAGCCCGTCCGACCGCCACACTGTGTGTCGACTGCAAAACCCTTGATGAAATCAAGGAAAAGCAAGTCGGAGGTTAA
- a CDS encoding deoxynucleoside kinase translates to MFDDQQLDFSQADLPRYIAVEGPIGVGKTTLAKNLAQLFNYDVLLEQPEENPFLERFYRSPKTAALQTQLFFLFQRANQLEQLRQNDMFEPVRVADFLIEKDQLFAQVTLDDDELAIYQQVYDRLTLDAPRPDLVIYLQAPSRVLNERIRERGIASEQRISPEYIEALNEAYTQFFHYYDSSPLLIVNAQDLDLARNREHFQQLIETLLTIKSGRHYYNPTPAL, encoded by the coding sequence ATGTTTGACGATCAACAACTGGATTTTTCCCAGGCCGACCTTCCCCGCTACATTGCCGTGGAAGGGCCAATTGGTGTCGGGAAAACCACCCTGGCCAAAAACCTGGCCCAACTGTTCAATTACGACGTGTTGCTTGAGCAGCCGGAAGAGAACCCGTTTCTGGAGCGTTTCTACCGCTCCCCGAAAACCGCCGCCCTGCAGACTCAACTGTTCTTTCTGTTCCAGCGTGCCAACCAGCTTGAGCAACTGCGCCAGAACGACATGTTCGAGCCGGTACGGGTCGCCGATTTTCTGATCGAGAAAGATCAGTTGTTCGCCCAGGTCACCCTGGACGATGACGAATTGGCCATTTACCAACAGGTGTACGATCGGCTCACACTGGACGCCCCTCGACCCGATCTGGTGATTTATCTTCAGGCCCCCTCGCGCGTTCTGAACGAGCGCATCCGCGAGCGCGGTATCGCCAGCGAACAGCGCATAAGCCCGGAGTACATTGAGGCCCTGAACGAGGCCTACACCCAGTTTTTTCACTATTACGACAGCTCACCCCTGCTGATCGTCAACGCCCAGGATCTGGATCTCGCCCGAAACCGGGAACACTTCCAGCAACTGATCGAAACCCTGTTAACCATCAAGAGCGGGCGCCACTACTACAACCCGACGCCCGCCCTCTAA
- a CDS encoding sigma-54-dependent transcriptional regulator, which produces MSKILIVEDEPIIRTALRRLLERNKYEVSEAPSVKEATGKFTLADFDLIISDLRLPGAPGTDLIKLADSVPVLIMTSYASLRSAVDSMRMGAVDYIAKPFDHEEMVTAVKRVIGKANAANLQKHSSTTASHAIAGMIGASDVMHDLYNRIHKVAPTKATVLVRGETGTGKELVARALHEESPRREKTMISVNCAAIPETLIESELFGHEKGAFTGAASTREGLVAAADGSTLFLDEIGELPLEAQARLLRVLQEGEVRPIGSVESHKVDVRLVAATHRDLRKLAQEGKFREDLYFRINVVQLELPPLRDRGKDIITLAEALLARYCQEMEKPNLKLSPEAVQAITTYTWPGNVRELENAMQRAVILCEDTQEISHELLDIDLDLVRFEEDDEDDTRSSPERIQPRGKAPQDPNEDLSLEDYFQRFVLEHQDTMSETELARKLGVSRKCLWERRQRFGIPRNKAAGAK; this is translated from the coding sequence ATGAGCAAAATCCTGATCGTTGAAGACGAACCCATCATCCGCACCGCGTTGCGCCGCCTGCTGGAGCGCAACAAGTACGAGGTGAGCGAAGCGCCCTCGGTCAAAGAGGCCACCGGCAAGTTCACCCTCGCGGATTTTGACCTGATCATCAGCGACCTCAGACTGCCCGGCGCGCCCGGGACCGACCTGATCAAGCTCGCCGACAGCGTGCCCGTGCTGATCATGACCAGCTATGCCAGCCTGCGCTCGGCCGTCGACTCCATGCGCATGGGCGCGGTTGACTACATCGCCAAGCCGTTCGACCACGAAGAGATGGTCACCGCCGTCAAGCGGGTCATTGGCAAGGCCAACGCTGCCAACCTGCAAAAACACAGCTCCACCACCGCCAGCCATGCCATAGCCGGCATGATCGGCGCCAGTGACGTGATGCACGACCTGTACAACCGGATTCACAAGGTGGCCCCCACCAAGGCCACCGTGCTGGTGCGCGGCGAAACCGGTACCGGCAAGGAGCTGGTGGCCCGGGCCCTCCATGAAGAGAGCCCCCGGCGGGAAAAGACCATGATCTCCGTCAACTGCGCGGCCATCCCGGAAACCCTGATTGAATCCGAGCTGTTCGGCCATGAAAAAGGCGCTTTCACCGGTGCCGCCAGCACTCGCGAGGGCCTGGTAGCGGCGGCCGACGGCAGCACCCTGTTCCTCGATGAGATTGGCGAGCTGCCCCTGGAGGCCCAGGCGCGCCTGCTGCGGGTCCTGCAGGAGGGCGAGGTACGCCCGATCGGCTCGGTGGAGTCCCACAAGGTGGATGTCCGCCTGGTCGCCGCCACCCACCGGGACCTGCGCAAACTGGCTCAGGAGGGCAAGTTCCGGGAAGACCTGTACTTCCGCATCAACGTGGTGCAGCTGGAGCTGCCCCCGCTACGCGACCGAGGTAAAGACATCATCACCCTGGCCGAGGCTCTGCTGGCCCGCTATTGCCAGGAAATGGAAAAACCCAACCTGAAGCTGTCCCCAGAGGCGGTGCAGGCCATTACCACCTACACCTGGCCGGGGAACGTGCGCGAGCTGGAAAACGCCATGCAGCGCGCGGTCATCCTGTGCGAAGACACCCAGGAAATCAGCCACGAGCTGCTGGATATTGATCTGGATCTGGTGCGTTTTGAAGAGGATGACGAGGACGATACCCGCTCCTCACCCGAGCGCATCCAACCGCGCGGCAAGGCGCCCCAGGACCCGAACGAGGATCTCTCTCTGGAAGACTATTTCCAGCGCTTCGTGTTGGAGCATCAGGACACCATGAGCGAAACCGAGCTGGCCCGTAAACTGGGCGTCAGCCGCAAGTGTCTCTGGGAGCGTCGGCAGCGCTTCGGCATTCCCCGCAACAAGGCCGCTGGCGCCAAGTAA
- the gluQRS gene encoding tRNA glutamyl-Q(34) synthetase GluQRS, protein MPYPTSANASTPQGAAEPYVGRFAPSPTGPLHFGSLVSALASYAHARKAGGRWRVRMENLDPPREEPGADDEILRSLEAHGLHWDGEVLHQSDRLDAYAQTLDELQRQGLAYRCQCTRKDIHALGGVYDGRCRNRVIKPTEPHAWRLKLYDVPEGCPEPADPYTWHDLFQGPQTLSLRRDVGDPIIKRKDGLFAYQLAVVVDDIHQGITHIIRGADLLPVSAGQVASFALLGGQTPAFGHVPVALNERDQKLSKQHHAPALDPDRAGANLWHALHFLRQNPPRELLDATPEALLDWTREHWRNDLVRGMQARAPEAILNPDDARSSDTAQRMPHE, encoded by the coding sequence ATGCCGTACCCAACCTCTGCCAATGCTTCAACGCCCCAGGGCGCTGCCGAACCCTATGTGGGCCGGTTCGCGCCCTCCCCAACCGGCCCTTTGCACTTCGGCTCTCTCGTCAGCGCACTGGCGAGCTATGCTCACGCCCGGAAAGCCGGCGGCCGTTGGCGGGTGCGGATGGAAAATCTGGACCCACCCCGAGAGGAACCCGGCGCCGACGACGAGATTCTGCGTTCACTCGAAGCCCACGGACTGCACTGGGACGGCGAGGTGCTCCACCAGAGCGACCGACTCGACGCCTACGCCCAAACGCTGGATGAGTTGCAGAGGCAGGGCCTAGCCTACCGCTGCCAATGCACCCGCAAGGATATTCATGCGCTGGGCGGTGTCTATGATGGCCGCTGCCGGAACCGGGTTATCAAGCCGACCGAGCCCCACGCCTGGCGGCTGAAACTGTACGACGTACCCGAGGGCTGCCCTGAACCCGCCGATCCCTACACCTGGCACGATCTGTTTCAGGGGCCTCAGACGTTGAGCCTGCGCCGCGATGTGGGCGATCCGATCATCAAGCGCAAGGATGGACTGTTCGCCTATCAGTTGGCAGTGGTGGTGGATGATATTCACCAGGGCATCACCCACATTATTCGCGGCGCCGATCTGCTACCGGTCAGCGCCGGTCAGGTCGCCAGCTTCGCCCTGCTGGGCGGACAGACGCCGGCGTTCGGGCACGTGCCGGTCGCCCTGAATGAACGGGATCAGAAACTGAGCAAGCAGCACCACGCACCGGCGCTCGACCCCGACCGGGCCGGTGCGAACCTGTGGCACGCACTGCACTTTTTAAGGCAGAATCCACCCAGGGAGTTGTTAGATGCCACCCCCGAAGCCCTGCTCGACTGGACCCGCGAACACTGGCGCAACGATCTCGTCCGGGGCATGCAGGCCCGGGCTCCGGAGGCTATTTTGAACCCAGACGACGCACGCAGCTCCGATACCGCTCAGAGGATGCCCCATGAATAA